A DNA window from Parabacteroides johnsonii DSM 18315 contains the following coding sequences:
- the rsmI gene encoding 16S rRNA (cytidine(1402)-2'-O)-methyltransferase, translating to MAKLTVVPTPVGNLEDMTFRAIRVLKEADLILAEDTRTTGILLKHFEIQNRMQSHHKFNEHKTVEQVATRIKAGENIALVSDAGTPAISDPGFMLVRECVRQGVEVECLPGATAFVPALVASGLPNEKFCFEGFLPQKKGRQTRLKELSTEYRTIIFYESPFRLVKTLTQLAEFFGNDRPVSVSREISKIHEETVRGTLEEVIAHFTVNEPKGEIVIVLAGLKDKKDKETETGTEV from the coding sequence ATGGCAAAATTAACAGTAGTACCCACTCCCGTCGGAAATCTGGAAGACATGACGTTCCGGGCAATCCGCGTGCTGAAAGAGGCCGATCTCATTCTGGCGGAAGACACGCGTACTACCGGTATCCTACTCAAACATTTCGAGATACAAAACAGAATGCAGTCGCACCATAAGTTCAACGAGCATAAAACAGTCGAACAAGTGGCTACCCGTATCAAGGCAGGCGAAAACATTGCGTTGGTGTCGGATGCCGGTACGCCCGCAATATCCGATCCCGGATTCATGTTAGTGCGTGAATGTGTACGCCAAGGAGTAGAAGTGGAATGTCTGCCGGGAGCCACAGCTTTCGTCCCGGCATTAGTTGCTTCAGGATTGCCTAACGAGAAATTTTGTTTTGAAGGCTTTCTTCCCCAGAAGAAGGGCAGACAGACGCGCCTGAAAGAACTCTCGACGGAGTATCGCACTATCATTTTCTATGAGTCGCCTTTCCGGCTGGTCAAAACATTGACTCAATTAGCCGAGTTTTTCGGGAATGACCGCCCGGTTTCCGTTTCACGTGAAATATCGAAGATACACGAAGAAACCGTACGCGGCACGCTGGAAGAAGTGATCGCCCATTTCACCGTGAACGAACCAAAAGGTGAAATTGTTATCGTATTAGCAGGCTTAAAAGATAAAAAGGACAAAGAGACAGAGACAGGAACAGAAGTTTAA
- a CDS encoding outer membrane beta-barrel protein: MKKLFVSCMIAFMAICSVGAQEVYIGGGFTVGSTDDEFVFQISPEVGCHLTDQWAVGGEIGYMHYDNYNRFQFAPYARYTFYKTGIVGLFVDGTVGIAAGDGDTGFRLGLRPGLSLKATEHLSFVTKVGFLGYSDSYNGTSDFAGVNFDTENISIGFHYNF; this comes from the coding sequence ATGAAGAAGTTATTTGTTTCATGCATGATTGCCTTTATGGCGATTTGCTCGGTTGGTGCACAGGAGGTGTATATCGGCGGCGGTTTTACAGTCGGTAGTACAGATGATGAGTTTGTTTTTCAGATTTCACCGGAAGTAGGATGTCACTTAACTGACCAATGGGCTGTGGGTGGTGAAATCGGTTATATGCATTACGATAATTATAACCGTTTCCAGTTTGCTCCGTATGCTCGCTACACGTTTTATAAGACGGGTATTGTGGGGTTGTTTGTCGATGGGACGGTTGGGATTGCCGCTGGTGACGGTGATACTGGTTTCCGGTTGGGATTGCGTCCGGGACTTTCTTTGAAAGCGACGGAACATCTATCTTTTGTCACTAAAGTCGGATTTCTTGGTTATAGCGATTCGTATAACGGAACTTCTGATTTTGCAGGTGTGAACTTCGACACGGAAAATATCAGTATCGGTTTCCATTATAATTTTTGA
- a CDS encoding Cbp1 family collagen-binding glycoprotein adhesin, whose amino-acid sequence MKKVLIATTICTAMLASCGQNSAEYKKLKAENDSLRIENTKSNAEMDEILGTLNDVEADIQSIRDAENYLNIQQQKGDLNKSSREQIKENMQLISETLKKNKQQISELEEKLKKSGIQSSALRKTISRLSSELDQKANMIVTLQEDLAKKNVRIQELDEMVASLNEDVEDLSTTTAAQSEKLQEQDKKLHTAYYCFGTAKELKDQKILSGGGLFAKSKVLQSGFNKDYFISIDIREVKEIPLFAGKAKLKSNHPEGSYEFVKDEDGNMTLKITDEKAFWSLGKYLVIEVG is encoded by the coding sequence ATGAAGAAAGTATTAATTGCAACAACGATTTGCACAGCCATGCTGGCCTCCTGCGGACAGAATTCAGCAGAATATAAGAAGCTGAAAGCAGAAAACGACTCTCTGAGAATCGAAAACACTAAAAGCAATGCCGAGATGGATGAAATTCTCGGTACCCTCAATGACGTAGAGGCTGATATCCAGTCTATCCGTGATGCAGAAAATTATCTCAACATACAGCAGCAAAAAGGAGATCTGAATAAGAGTAGCCGCGAACAGATCAAAGAAAATATGCAGTTGATCAGCGAAACACTGAAAAAGAACAAACAGCAGATCAGCGAACTGGAAGAGAAACTGAAAAAGAGCGGAATCCAGTCTTCCGCCTTGCGAAAAACAATCAGCCGCCTTTCTTCCGAACTTGACCAGAAAGCCAATATGATTGTCACGCTACAGGAAGATCTGGCTAAGAAGAATGTTCGCATCCAGGAATTGGATGAAATGGTTGCTTCTTTGAATGAAGACGTGGAAGACTTGTCAACTACGACTGCAGCCCAATCCGAAAAGTTGCAGGAACAGGACAAGAAACTTCATACTGCTTATTATTGCTTCGGTACGGCAAAAGAGCTGAAAGACCAGAAGATCCTTTCCGGAGGTGGCTTATTTGCTAAATCCAAAGTATTGCAGAGCGGCTTCAACAAAGATTATTTCATCTCTATCGATATCCGCGAAGTGAAGGAAATCCCATTGTTCGCAGGTAAAGCAAAACTGAAATCCAATCACCCGGAAGGTTCTTATGAATTTGTAAAGGACGAAGACGGCAATATGACATTGAAGATCACAGACGAAAAAGCATTCTGGAGCCTTGGCAAGTATTTGGTGATTGAAGTAGGATAA
- a CDS encoding YjjG family noncanonical pyrimidine nucleotidase, with protein sequence MKYKSLFIDLDDTLWDTYHNNKECLEEVYTAHHFDRYYASFEAFFDIYWPHNNLLWEQYRNNEIDRQTLIIERFRHMLRPLGIEDTKSVLEINNDFLQRTTRKTRLVPGAIELLEYLRPSYRMYILSNGFREVQFKKLSNSGLAPYFEKMILSEDACIQKPHKGIFDFALKNTNSRRSESLMIGDSWEADIIGAYNSKIDQLWLNPEGLPTKGFTPTYTVGNLEEIKQIL encoded by the coding sequence ATGAAATACAAAAGTCTTTTTATTGATTTGGACGATACCCTTTGGGACACGTACCATAATAATAAGGAATGCCTCGAAGAAGTATATACCGCTCACCACTTTGACCGGTATTATGCCTCCTTCGAGGCTTTCTTCGATATCTACTGGCCGCACAACAACCTGCTATGGGAACAGTACCGCAACAATGAAATAGACCGCCAGACATTGATCATCGAACGTTTTCGCCATATGCTCCGCCCTTTAGGGATAGAAGACACAAAATCGGTACTGGAGATCAACAACGACTTCCTGCAACGGACAACCCGTAAGACACGCTTGGTGCCAGGCGCAATCGAGCTATTGGAATACCTGCGTCCCTCCTATCGCATGTATATCCTATCCAACGGTTTCCGGGAAGTCCAGTTCAAAAAACTCAGCAATTCGGGCCTGGCCCCCTATTTCGAAAAGATGATCCTTTCCGAAGACGCCTGCATCCAGAAACCTCATAAAGGCATTTTCGATTTCGCCCTTAAAAACACCAACTCCCGCCGGAGCGAAAGCCTGATGATCGGCGACAGTTGGGAAGCGGATATCATCGGTGCCTATAACTCTAAAATCGACCAACTGTGGCTGAACCCGGAAGGACTGCCGACAAAAGGGTTTACACCGACTTACACGGTAGGAAACTTGGAGGAGATTAAACAGATCTTATGA
- a CDS encoding DUF3822 family protein, whose product MAINLSDKLTADYSENYIMSIRLRSGGLSFSAYSPSVNESFFYRDIEFDRTKPYVSSLKECFFENDFLTWFYKQVNVVCVTPQYTLVPKEVFQEKQKAELLAFTFSSPEGRCLSNELKDEPAELVFGVDEEVYEFCSRSLVNPRFVHHVSPLLSLWKKQSRARLPRQLYVVLHRRRMDVACYAQGNLLFVNSFEYEHADDILYYILYVWKQTGMDQQKDQLRLFGDVPLRSEITNTLRNYLQYIDPQEIPSEAYLMGPEVLQAPLDLIALSLCEL is encoded by the coding sequence ATGGCTATTAATCTGTCTGATAAGTTAACAGCTGATTATTCGGAAAATTATATAATGTCCATCCGGCTTCGGTCGGGTGGACTTTCTTTTTCCGCATACAGTCCTTCGGTAAATGAGAGTTTCTTTTATAGAGACATCGAATTCGACCGGACAAAGCCTTATGTCTCTTCCCTGAAAGAATGTTTCTTTGAAAACGATTTCCTGACCTGGTTCTACAAACAGGTCAATGTGGTTTGTGTCACTCCCCAATATACGCTTGTGCCGAAAGAAGTTTTTCAGGAAAAGCAGAAAGCGGAGCTGCTGGCGTTCACATTCTCGTCTCCCGAAGGACGTTGCCTGAGCAATGAACTGAAAGACGAACCGGCAGAACTGGTATTCGGGGTGGATGAAGAAGTATATGAGTTTTGTTCCCGTTCGCTGGTCAATCCCCGTTTTGTCCATCATGTCAGTCCGCTGCTTTCGTTGTGGAAGAAGCAGAGCCGTGCCCGCTTGCCTCGCCAGCTATATGTCGTGCTGCATCGCCGGAGAATGGATGTGGCGTGCTATGCACAGGGGAACCTGCTTTTCGTGAACTCGTTCGAGTATGAACATGCGGACGATATCTTGTATTATATATTATATGTATGGAAGCAGACTGGAATGGATCAACAGAAAGACCAGTTGCGTCTTTTCGGCGATGTGCCTTTGCGGAGTGAAATAACGAATACGTTGCGGAATTATTTACAATACATCGATCCGCAGGAGATCCCTTCCGAAGCCTATCTGATGGGGCCGGAGGTGTTGCAGGCTCCGCTGGATCTTATAGCTTTATCTTTATGCGAATTATAA
- a CDS encoding ATP-dependent DNA helicase translates to MINSYLSRQITQNFPYNPTEDQVLALNVLSDFLLSKEPDSLLLLKGYAGTGKTSLVGALVKTMAELKQKSILLAPTGRAAKVFSGYAEQKAFTIHKKIYRQKAFSNEPTGFHPADNLHKDTLFIVDEASMIANEGLDSFVFGTGRLLDDLIQYVYSGENCRLILMGDVAQLPPVMQIESPALNPEILRGYNLQVQEITLTQVVRQSEDSGILFNATRLRDALRNETVEIFPKLKLKGFTDFRKVNGDELIEEISSAYSRDGIEETMIISRSNKRATLYNNGIRNRILYREEELSSGDRLMIAKNNYFWTADNKEMDFIANGEIIQVLRVRRTYELYGFRFADVSVRFQDYDLEMDVKILLDTLQTDAPALPKELNDKLFYTILEDYDDVPTKAGKMKKMKADPHYNVLQVKFAYAITCHKAQGGQWMNVFLDIGYITEEMLGEDFYRWLYTAFTRATHRLYLVNLPEEFEE, encoded by the coding sequence ATGATAAATAGTTATTTAAGCCGCCAAATTACACAAAATTTCCCATATAATCCGACCGAAGACCAGGTTTTAGCGTTAAATGTCCTATCCGATTTCCTTCTTTCGAAAGAACCGGATTCGCTTTTATTACTCAAAGGATATGCTGGAACCGGTAAAACTTCTTTGGTCGGAGCCCTGGTGAAGACGATGGCGGAGCTAAAACAGAAAAGCATCCTGCTCGCCCCAACCGGACGGGCGGCAAAGGTATTTTCCGGCTATGCCGAACAGAAAGCGTTTACGATACACAAAAAGATCTATCGTCAGAAAGCCTTTTCAAACGAACCGACAGGTTTTCATCCGGCTGACAACTTGCATAAAGACACACTATTTATTGTAGACGAAGCCTCCATGATAGCCAATGAGGGATTGGACTCGTTTGTTTTTGGCACCGGACGCCTGTTGGACGACCTGATCCAGTATGTCTATTCCGGCGAAAACTGCCGCCTGATCCTAATGGGCGATGTGGCACAGTTACCTCCCGTCATGCAAATCGAAAGCCCCGCCCTCAACCCGGAAATCCTGCGGGGATATAATTTACAGGTACAGGAAATCACCCTCACCCAGGTTGTCCGCCAAAGCGAAGACTCCGGGATCTTGTTCAATGCAACCCGCCTTCGGGACGCCTTGCGGAACGAAACGGTCGAGATTTTCCCCAAACTAAAGCTGAAAGGCTTCACCGATTTCAGAAAGGTAAACGGAGACGAACTGATCGAAGAAATATCTTCGGCTTACAGTCGGGACGGAATCGAAGAGACCATGATTATTTCTCGCTCTAATAAGCGGGCTACCCTATATAATAATGGTATCCGCAATCGCATCCTGTACCGGGAAGAAGAACTTTCGTCCGGCGACCGGCTGATGATTGCCAAGAATAACTATTTCTGGACAGCCGACAACAAGGAGATGGACTTCATCGCAAACGGCGAGATCATACAGGTGCTGCGTGTACGAAGAACTTACGAACTCTACGGTTTCCGTTTTGCCGACGTATCGGTCCGTTTCCAGGACTACGATCTTGAAATGGATGTCAAGATTCTCCTCGACACCTTGCAGACAGATGCCCCCGCACTGCCCAAAGAGCTTAATGACAAGCTCTTCTATACCATCCTCGAAGATTACGACGATGTCCCGACAAAGGCGGGAAAGATGAAAAAGATGAAAGCTGATCCCCACTACAACGTCCTGCAAGTCAAATTCGCCTATGCCATCACCTGCCACAAAGCGCAGGGCGGCCAATGGATGAATGTATTTCTGGATATCGGCTATATTACGGAAGAAATGCTTGGGGAAGATTTCTATCGCTGGCTTTACACCGCCTTTACGCGTGCAACCCACCGGCTCTATCTGGTGAATTTGCCGGAGGAGTTCGAAGAGTAA